From a single Agrobacterium tumefaciens genomic region:
- a CDS encoding ABC-F family ATP-binding cassette domain-containing protein: protein MAPPILKLDDIKLTFGVTPLLDGANFQVEPGDRICLVGRNGSGKSTLMKIAAGLVEAQSGEVFRHPSATIRYLEQAPDFAGYDTVQAYAEAGLGPGDDPYRVTYLLEHLGLTGQENPASLSGGEARRVALARVMAPEPDILMLDEPTNHLDLPTIEWLESELQQTRSALVLISHDRRFLEKVSTSTVWLDRGQSRRLNRGFAHFEEWRDKVLEEEELEQHKLGKAIEREEHWMRYGVTARRKRNMRRVGELQAMRAEYRGHKGPQGSVQATASDVRESGKLVIEAEAITKAYDERVIVAPFSLRVHRGDCIGFVGPNGAGKTTLLKMLTGQLEPDSGTVKLGTNLEIATLDQKREDLNPNDTLAHYLTDGRGDNLLVNGEVKHVTGYMKDFLFQPEQARTPIRNLSGGERARLILARILARPTNLLILDEPTNDLDIETLDLLQEIVAGFSGTVILVSHDRDFLDRTVTSTIAPANPDQPDGRWIEYAGGYSDMMAQRKGAADEKRKAEKQEKAKAAPSTSASQDPAKAKGKLSFKQKFALENLPKEMEKAQGEIAKREQRMADPALFTKDPATFNTLAQEMTKLREKLETMEEEWLELEMLREELEG from the coding sequence TTGGCACCCCCAATTTTGAAACTCGACGATATCAAGCTGACTTTCGGCGTGACCCCGCTGCTCGACGGCGCCAATTTTCAGGTGGAGCCGGGCGACCGCATCTGCCTTGTCGGGCGCAATGGTTCCGGCAAATCGACCCTGATGAAGATTGCGGCCGGGCTGGTCGAGGCACAGTCGGGCGAGGTTTTCCGCCACCCTTCCGCTACCATCCGTTATCTGGAGCAGGCACCGGATTTTGCCGGTTACGATACCGTTCAGGCCTATGCCGAAGCGGGGCTTGGGCCGGGTGACGACCCTTATCGGGTGACGTACCTGCTCGAACATCTCGGCCTGACGGGACAGGAAAATCCGGCAAGCCTTTCCGGCGGTGAAGCGCGGCGTGTGGCCCTTGCCCGCGTCATGGCGCCGGAGCCTGATATTCTGATGCTGGACGAGCCAACCAACCATCTGGACCTGCCCACCATTGAATGGCTTGAAAGCGAGTTGCAGCAGACGCGCAGCGCGCTGGTGCTGATTTCGCACGACCGGCGTTTTCTCGAAAAAGTCTCGACCTCGACCGTGTGGCTCGATCGCGGCCAGTCCCGCCGTCTCAATCGCGGCTTTGCCCATTTCGAGGAATGGCGTGACAAGGTGCTGGAGGAGGAAGAGCTGGAGCAGCACAAGCTCGGCAAGGCCATTGAGCGCGAAGAACACTGGATGCGTTATGGCGTGACCGCGAGACGCAAGCGCAACATGCGCCGCGTCGGCGAACTTCAGGCCATGCGCGCCGAATATCGCGGCCACAAGGGGCCGCAGGGCTCCGTGCAGGCGACGGCTTCGGACGTGCGGGAATCCGGCAAGCTGGTCATCGAGGCCGAGGCCATCACCAAGGCTTACGATGAGCGCGTGATCGTCGCGCCGTTTTCGCTCAGGGTGCATCGTGGTGATTGTATCGGTTTCGTCGGGCCGAACGGCGCCGGCAAAACCACACTTTTGAAAATGCTGACCGGCCAGCTTGAGCCCGATAGCGGCACGGTGAAACTTGGCACCAATCTGGAAATCGCGACGCTCGACCAAAAGCGTGAGGATCTCAATCCCAACGATACGCTCGCGCATTACCTGACTGACGGCCGCGGCGACAATCTGCTGGTCAATGGCGAAGTGAAGCACGTTACGGGTTACATGAAGGATTTCCTGTTCCAGCCGGAACAGGCCCGCACGCCGATCCGCAACCTCTCTGGCGGCGAGCGTGCCCGTCTTATTCTGGCGCGCATTCTGGCACGGCCGACCAACCTCCTGATCCTCGACGAGCCGACCAACGATCTCGATATCGAAACGCTTGATCTGTTGCAGGAAATCGTTGCGGGCTTTTCCGGCACGGTTATCCTCGTCAGCCACGACCGTGATTTTCTTGACCGTACCGTCACCTCCACCATCGCACCCGCCAATCCGGATCAGCCGGACGGACGCTGGATCGAATATGCCGGCGGTTATTCTGATATGATGGCGCAGCGCAAGGGCGCGGCAGATGAAAAACGCAAGGCGGAGAAACAGGAAAAGGCGAAGGCCGCACCTTCGACTTCCGCTTCGCAAGATCCTGCAAAGGCCAAGGGCAAGCTTTCGTTCAAGCAGAAATTCGCACTCGAAAATCTGCCGAAGGAGATGGAAAAAGCCCAGGGTGAGATCGCAAAACGCGAGCAGCGCATGGCCGATCCCGCGCTTTTCACCAAGGATCCAGCCACATTCAATACGCTGGCGCAGGAAATGACCAAGCTGCGTGAAAAGCTCGAAACCATGGAAGAAGAATGGCTGGAGCTGGAGATGCTGCGCGAGGAACTGGAAGGCTGA
- a CDS encoding thiamine diphosphokinase has product MDKERFTILLGGDVTVTDRLKLAVADSRVIAADGGMRHAGPLGLAPELWVGDFDSASEELLGAWPDVERQPYPAAKAVTDGEIAVSEALSRGASSLLLVGALGGERSDHALQHLLYAVALAERGLDVTLTSGDEEAQPLLPGSLDVDLPAGSLFSVAGFTALAGLDIGNVRYPLDDFALAFGSSRTISNVANGGPVHFSLKSGKAIVLARPYDLTGA; this is encoded by the coding sequence ATGGATAAAGAGCGTTTCACCATTCTGCTTGGCGGCGATGTCACGGTGACCGACCGCCTGAAGCTGGCGGTTGCCGATAGCCGCGTGATCGCGGCCGATGGCGGCATGCGCCATGCCGGACCACTCGGTCTTGCGCCGGAGCTTTGGGTGGGGGATTTCGATTCCGCCAGCGAAGAGCTGCTGGGCGCCTGGCCAGATGTGGAGCGGCAGCCTTACCCGGCCGCAAAGGCCGTGACGGATGGCGAGATTGCGGTCTCGGAAGCACTCTCCCGTGGCGCGTCTTCGCTGCTGCTGGTGGGTGCGCTTGGAGGCGAGAGAAGCGACCATGCGCTGCAACATCTTCTTTATGCGGTGGCGCTTGCCGAACGGGGTCTCGACGTGACACTGACGTCAGGAGACGAGGAGGCGCAGCCACTGCTTCCCGGTTCGCTTGATGTCGATCTGCCGGCCGGTTCGCTGTTTTCGGTGGCCGGATTTACCGCCCTTGCGGGCCTTGATATCGGCAATGTGCGTTATCCGCTTGACGATTTCGCGCTTGCTTTCGGTTCTTCCCGCACTATTTCCAATGTCGCGAATGGCGGCCCTGTGCATTTCTCGCTGAAAAGCGGCAAAGCCATCGTCCTCGCCCGCCCTTATGATCTGACCGGAGCCTGA
- the metA gene encoding homoserine O-acetyltransferase MetA, whose product MPIKIPDTLPAFETLVHEGVRVMTETAAIRQDIRPLQIGLLNLMPNKIKTEVQMARLVGASPLQVEFSLIRIGGHRAKNTPEEHLLSFYETWEEVRHRKFDGFIITGAPIEMLDYEDVTYWNEMQKIFEWTQTNVHSTLNVCWGAMAAIYHFHGVPKYELKEKAFGVYRHRNLCPSSIYLSGFSDDFQVPVSRWTEVRRADIEKHPELEILMESEEMGVCLVHEKAGNRLYMFNHVEYDSTSLSDEYFRDANAGVPIKLPHDYFPHNDPELAPLNRWRSHAHLFFGNWINEIYQTTPYDLESIGKLAA is encoded by the coding sequence ATGCCGATCAAGATTCCCGATACGCTTCCCGCCTTTGAGACCCTCGTTCATGAGGGCGTGCGGGTCATGACCGAAACGGCGGCCATCCGGCAGGATATCCGCCCGCTCCAGATCGGGCTTCTCAACCTCATGCCGAACAAGATCAAGACGGAAGTGCAGATGGCCCGCCTCGTCGGCGCCTCGCCGTTGCAGGTGGAGTTTTCGCTGATCCGTATCGGCGGCCACCGCGCCAAGAACACGCCTGAAGAACATCTTCTGTCCTTCTATGAGACGTGGGAAGAAGTGCGCCACCGCAAGTTCGACGGTTTCATCATCACCGGCGCGCCCATCGAGATGCTGGACTATGAAGATGTGACCTACTGGAACGAGATGCAGAAAATTTTTGAATGGACGCAAACCAACGTCCATTCGACGCTGAATGTCTGCTGGGGCGCGATGGCGGCCATCTACCATTTCCACGGGGTGCCGAAATACGAGCTGAAGGAAAAGGCGTTCGGTGTTTATCGTCACCGCAATCTCTGCCCGTCATCGATCTATCTGAGCGGCTTTTCGGACGATTTCCAGGTTCCAGTATCACGCTGGACGGAAGTGCGCCGCGCCGACATCGAAAAACACCCCGAACTTGAAATCCTGATGGAGTCAGAGGAAATGGGCGTGTGTCTGGTGCATGAGAAGGCCGGCAACCGGCTCTACATGTTCAACCATGTCGAATATGATTCAACCTCGCTTTCGGATGAATATTTCCGCGACGCGAATGCCGGTGTGCCCATCAAGCTGCCACATGATTATTTTCCGCATAACGACCCGGAACTAGCTCCGCTGAACCGCTGGCGCAGCCATGCCCATCTGTTTTTCGGCAACTGGATCAACGAGATATACCAGACGACGCCTTACGATCTCGAATCCATCGGCAAACTCGCCGCGTAA
- a CDS encoding aldose epimerase family protein encodes MSDGAARENFGFTATGEKVERVTISKGGLTAKVITWGAVIQDLRLDGHQPPLVLGFDKFEDYKYSSYFGATPGRNANRIGDGKFSIDGHEYQLELNEKGVTHLHGGSDGMGKRNWMLMEHGESHAVLQIIDPDGRAGYPGNCTVTATYTILDGGVLSVVYETVTDKPTIANVCQHSYFNLDGADTALGHEISIAADFYLPTNDKQIPTGEIRSVEGTIFDLRQPTPMRRKEDGEQVLYDHNFCLSPERRAKRKVARAYSPASDIALEVHTTEPGVQFYSAFKLNVAVPGLDGRHYGPFAGFCLETQIWPDAVNHPDFPHAILRPGETLRQETDYIFKKG; translated from the coding sequence ATGAGCGACGGGGCAGCACGGGAGAATTTCGGTTTCACGGCAACCGGCGAAAAGGTCGAACGCGTCACCATCTCGAAGGGCGGATTGACGGCCAAGGTCATTACCTGGGGCGCAGTCATTCAGGATCTGCGCCTCGATGGTCACCAGCCGCCGCTCGTTCTGGGCTTCGATAAATTCGAGGACTACAAATATTCCTCCTATTTCGGCGCCACCCCTGGCCGCAATGCCAACCGCATCGGTGACGGCAAATTCTCCATCGACGGGCATGAATACCAGCTGGAGCTGAACGAAAAGGGCGTAACCCATCTGCATGGCGGCAGCGACGGCATGGGCAAACGCAACTGGATGCTGATGGAGCATGGCGAAAGCCATGCCGTTCTGCAGATCATCGATCCCGACGGCCGCGCCGGTTATCCCGGCAACTGCACGGTCACCGCCACCTATACGATCCTCGACGGCGGCGTGCTTTCGGTGGTCTATGAAACGGTGACCGACAAGCCGACCATCGCCAATGTCTGCCAGCACTCCTATTTCAACCTCGACGGTGCGGATACCGCTCTTGGGCATGAGATCAGCATCGCCGCTGATTTTTACCTGCCGACCAATGACAAACAGATACCAACAGGCGAAATCCGCTCCGTTGAAGGCACCATCTTTGACCTGCGCCAGCCGACGCCGATGCGGCGCAAGGAGGATGGCGAGCAGGTTCTCTACGATCACAATTTCTGCCTCTCGCCCGAGCGCCGCGCAAAACGCAAGGTTGCCCGCGCCTATTCCCCGGCCTCGGATATCGCCCTTGAGGTTCACACCACCGAACCCGGTGTGCAGTTCTATTCGGCCTTCAAGCTGAACGTTGCGGTCCCCGGCCTCGATGGCCGCCACTATGGTCCCTTTGCCGGTTTCTGCCTGGAAACGCAGATTTGGCCTGATGCCGTCAATCACCCTGATTTTCCGCACGCGATCCTGCGGCCGGGCGAAACCCTGCGTCAGGAAACAGATTATATTTTCAAGAAAGGCTGA
- the mtgA gene encoding monofunctional biosynthetic peptidoglycan transglycosylase — MSSTPESDADYAVLAEDRSSPKVDFRTLAKRIIMTLLALLILPYLLIPVYALPFFRPVSTLMLADLVTLQGYDRRWVPLEDISPRLVQSVMMSEDGQFCFHGGVDWNQMQSVVSNALDGASTRGASTIPMQTAKNLFLWNGRSFLRKGLELPLAIAADFVWSKKRMMEIYLNVAEWGPGIYGIEAAAQHHFKVPAAKLSSRQAALLAVSLPNPIDRVASKPGRGLQRLAGLIERRARASGAYVGCVLD, encoded by the coding sequence TTGAGCAGTACGCCTGAAAGCGACGCAGATTACGCCGTGCTGGCGGAAGACCGGAGCAGTCCGAAGGTGGATTTTCGCACGTTGGCAAAGCGCATTATCATGACCTTGCTGGCTTTGCTGATCCTGCCCTATCTGCTGATCCCGGTCTATGCACTGCCGTTCTTCCGGCCGGTCTCGACGCTGATGCTTGCCGATCTGGTTACCCTGCAGGGCTATGACCGGCGCTGGGTGCCGCTTGAGGATATTTCTCCGCGCCTTGTGCAATCCGTGATGATGTCGGAAGACGGGCAATTCTGTTTCCACGGCGGCGTGGACTGGAATCAGATGCAATCCGTGGTCAGCAATGCGCTCGATGGGGCCTCCACCCGCGGCGCAAGCACCATTCCGATGCAGACGGCCAAGAACTTGTTTTTATGGAACGGCCGTTCTTTCCTGCGTAAAGGACTGGAACTGCCGCTGGCGATTGCGGCGGATTTCGTCTGGTCCAAAAAACGGATGATGGAAATTTATCTCAACGTTGCCGAATGGGGGCCGGGCATTTACGGCATCGAGGCCGCTGCGCAGCATCATTTCAAGGTACCGGCGGCAAAGCTCAGTTCCCGTCAGGCAGCACTGCTTGCCGTTTCCCTGCCCAACCCCATTGACCGGGTCGCCAGCAAACCGGGTCGTGGTCTGCAAAGGCTGGCTGGCCTTATCGAGCGGCGCGCCCGGGCCTCGGGTGCTTATGTCGGCTGCGTGCTGGACTGA
- a CDS encoding polyprenyl synthetase family protein, which translates to MDAQITNFETRLRENAAKTEALLGRLLSGEARADEITRPQNLLDAMRHGVLNGGKRLRPFLVIESAALLGGDAEAAHYVGAALECLHCYSLVHDDLPAMDDDDLRRGQPTVHRKFDEATAILAGDSLLTLAFDIIAADENPLAAERKAALVLSLARAAGIGGMAGGQAFDLAAEKKAPDEAGIITLQAMKTGALLRFACEAGAIISGSDVSERQRLRLFGEKIGLAFQLADDLLDLTADAATMGKATGKDAARGKGTLVALRGEDWARAKLQEQVTEASDLLAPYGEKAAILIAAARFIAERKS; encoded by the coding sequence ATGGACGCTCAGATAACGAATTTCGAAACGAGGCTGCGCGAAAACGCGGCAAAAACCGAAGCCTTGCTTGGCCGCCTGCTTTCCGGTGAAGCACGCGCAGACGAGATCACGCGTCCGCAAAACCTGCTCGACGCCATGCGCCATGGCGTGCTGAACGGCGGCAAACGCCTGCGGCCCTTCCTCGTCATCGAAAGCGCAGCCCTTCTGGGCGGAGACGCCGAAGCTGCCCATTATGTCGGCGCGGCGCTGGAATGCCTGCATTGTTATTCGCTTGTGCATGACGACCTGCCGGCCATGGATGATGATGACCTGCGTCGCGGCCAGCCGACGGTGCACCGCAAATTCGACGAGGCGACCGCCATTCTCGCCGGCGACAGCCTGTTGACGCTCGCCTTCGATATTATCGCCGCGGACGAAAACCCGCTTGCGGCCGAGCGCAAGGCCGCGCTCGTGCTTTCGCTTGCCCGCGCAGCCGGCATCGGCGGCATGGCCGGCGGACAGGCGTTTGATCTTGCTGCGGAAAAAAAGGCGCCGGATGAAGCCGGCATCATTACATTGCAGGCTATGAAAACCGGCGCTTTGCTGCGTTTCGCCTGTGAGGCTGGCGCGATCATTTCCGGAAGCGACGTCTCCGAACGGCAAAGGCTACGCCTCTTCGGCGAAAAAATCGGCCTCGCCTTCCAGCTCGCCGATGATCTTCTCGATCTCACTGCCGATGCCGCCACCATGGGCAAGGCAACCGGCAAGGATGCCGCACGCGGCAAGGGAACATTGGTCGCCTTGCGCGGCGAAGACTGGGCGCGCGCCAAGCTGCAGGAACAGGTAACGGAAGCCAGTGACCTCCTGGCCCCCTATGGCGAAAAGGCCGCAATTCTCATCGCGGCCGCAAGGTTCATTGCCGAACGGAAAAGCTGA
- a CDS encoding OmpA family protein translates to MIKKIAIVALCGTYLSACTTTDPYTGEQKMSNTAGGAGIGAVVGALGGLAVGGSPTGRRNAALIGAGIGALAGGAIGNYMDGQEAELRAQLQGTGVSVSRRGDSIVLNMPSNITFATDQDQVIPPFYQTLDSVGIVLNKFNRTLIDINGHTDSTGRADYNQGLSERRAASVANYLGARGVDQRRISTLGFGASQPIASNATPDGRAQNRRVEVLISPLKG, encoded by the coding sequence ATGATCAAAAAAATCGCGATCGTCGCCCTTTGCGGGACCTATCTTTCCGCCTGCACCACCACCGATCCCTATACGGGCGAGCAGAAGATGTCGAACACCGCTGGTGGTGCCGGCATCGGCGCCGTGGTTGGCGCGCTCGGTGGTCTGGCTGTCGGCGGTTCGCCGACCGGTCGCCGTAATGCCGCGCTCATCGGTGCGGGCATCGGTGCACTCGCCGGCGGCGCCATCGGCAATTATATGGATGGTCAGGAAGCTGAGCTTCGCGCCCAGCTTCAGGGTACGGGCGTTTCGGTTTCCCGCCGCGGCGACAGCATCGTCCTCAACATGCCGTCGAACATCACCTTTGCGACGGATCAGGACCAAGTCATCCCGCCCTTCTATCAAACGCTTGATTCCGTTGGAATCGTGCTGAACAAGTTCAACCGCACGCTGATCGACATCAACGGTCACACCGATTCTACCGGCCGCGCCGATTACAATCAGGGCCTCTCGGAGCGTCGTGCCGCTTCGGTTGCCAATTATCTCGGTGCGCGCGGCGTCGATCAGCGCCGTATTTCGACGCTTGGTTTCGGTGCTTCGCAGCCGATCGCATCGAATGCAACACCTGACGGTCGCGCTCAGAACCGTCGCGTTGAAGTGCTGATTTCGCCTCTCAAGGGCTGA
- the ispG gene encoding flavodoxin-dependent (E)-4-hydroxy-3-methylbut-2-enyl-diphosphate synthase, with product MTSHADYDPKPRRASVAVDVGGVIVGGGAPVVVQSMTNTDTADIDATVSQVAALFQAGSEMVRITVDRDESAAAVPKIRERLLRLGMDVPLIGDFHYIGHKLLADHPACAEALAKYRINPGNVGFKDKKDKQFGEIVEMAIRYDKPVRIGVNWGSLDQELLTTLMDRNKEEGFPLSARQVTREAIVQSALISAELAEEIGLPRNRIILSAKVSQVQDLIAVYSMLSERSNHALHLGLTEAGMGSKGIVASSAAMGYVLQHGIGDTIRVSLTPEPNGDRTREVQVAQELLQVMGFRQFIPVVAACPGCGRTTSTVFQELAQNIQNDIRKNMPVWREKYPGVEALNVAVMGCIVNGPGESKHADIGISLPGTGESPAAPVFIDGEKALTLRGPNIAGDFEALVADYIEKRFGRKDAAE from the coding sequence ATGACGTCACACGCCGATTACGATCCAAAGCCCCGCCGCGCATCCGTCGCCGTCGACGTGGGCGGCGTCATCGTCGGTGGCGGTGCGCCCGTCGTCGTGCAGTCGATGACCAATACCGATACCGCGGATATCGACGCCACCGTCAGCCAAGTGGCGGCACTTTTCCAGGCCGGTTCGGAAATGGTGCGTATTACCGTTGACCGCGACGAGAGCGCTGCCGCCGTGCCGAAAATCCGCGAGCGGCTGCTGCGTCTCGGCATGGATGTGCCGCTGATCGGCGATTTCCATTATATCGGTCACAAGCTTCTGGCCGATCATCCGGCCTGCGCCGAGGCGCTGGCGAAATACCGCATCAATCCCGGCAATGTCGGTTTCAAGGACAAGAAGGACAAGCAGTTCGGCGAAATCGTCGAAATGGCGATCCGTTATGACAAGCCCGTCCGCATCGGCGTCAACTGGGGGTCGCTCGATCAGGAATTGCTGACCACGCTGATGGACCGTAACAAGGAAGAGGGTTTTCCGCTCTCCGCCCGTCAGGTCACGCGTGAGGCCATCGTCCAGTCGGCGCTGATTTCCGCCGAGCTTGCCGAAGAGATCGGCCTGCCGCGCAACCGCATCATCCTGTCGGCCAAGGTCAGCCAGGTGCAGGACCTGATCGCCGTTTATTCCATGTTGTCGGAGCGCTCCAACCACGCCCTGCATCTGGGCTTGACCGAAGCCGGCATGGGTTCCAAGGGCATCGTCGCCTCGTCTGCCGCCATGGGTTACGTCTTGCAGCACGGCATCGGCGATACGATCCGCGTGTCGCTGACGCCGGAGCCGAATGGCGACCGCACCCGCGAGGTGCAGGTGGCGCAGGAATTGCTGCAGGTCATGGGCTTCCGGCAATTCATTCCGGTCGTTGCGGCATGTCCCGGCTGCGGGCGCACCACGTCCACCGTCTTTCAGGAACTTGCTCAGAATATCCAGAACGATATTCGCAAGAACATGCCGGTCTGGCGTGAAAAATATCCCGGCGTCGAGGCATTGAACGTCGCCGTCATGGGCTGCATCGTCAATGGTCCCGGTGAAAGCAAACATGCCGATATCGGCATTTCCCTGCCCGGAACCGGCGAAAGCCCGGCAGCGCCGGTCTTCATCGACGGGGAAAAGGCGCTCACCCTGCGTGGTCCCAACATTGCCGGTGATTTCGAAGCGCTTGTGGCCGATTACATCGAAAAGCGTTTCGGCCGGAAAGACGCGGCGGAGTAA
- a CDS encoding MFS transporter, protein MNGPTTFSPTGIRSSYLTRHRLGVSLLFLMNGFMMGSWAPKIPEFAARLSLSESALGLIILVFGIGSLVFMPIAGSQIARFGSRTVSLVTAAIFLPTLLFISWASTIWAGVIAVFLFGGLTGAMDVAMNANAVAVERDMRRAIMSSCHAFWSLGGLIGAGLGGYLITAIGVQGHAIALTVIALVLLVIAWPRVLADRPHAEAERPKGGLPLTPLPWIIGLMALFSMVPEGAILDWGALYLRNELGASVSQSGFAFAAFSMTMAAMRFAGDLVRDRFGAVNTLRFCSVMSITGLLIAGLAGSSTFVIIGFAIAGIGISNMVPIAFSAAGNMPGLAPGIGLSVVTTMGYSGILVAPSAIGFIAEHTGLASVFLALPLLHVVVLLLSRLARHADGAGKE, encoded by the coding sequence ATGAATGGCCCCACGACATTTTCGCCGACAGGCATTCGCTCATCCTATCTGACGCGGCACAGGCTGGGTGTCTCCCTGCTGTTTTTGATGAACGGTTTCATGATGGGGTCCTGGGCGCCCAAGATTCCGGAATTTGCGGCGCGCCTGTCGCTCAGTGAAAGCGCGCTTGGCCTGATCATTCTGGTTTTCGGTATCGGTTCGCTGGTTTTCATGCCGATTGCCGGTTCGCAGATCGCCCGTTTCGGTTCGCGTACGGTGAGCCTCGTCACTGCGGCGATCTTCTTGCCGACACTGCTTTTCATCTCCTGGGCCAGCACGATCTGGGCGGGTGTGATCGCAGTCTTCCTGTTTGGCGGTCTCACGGGGGCGATGGATGTCGCCATGAACGCCAATGCCGTGGCAGTGGAGCGGGACATGCGCCGGGCGATCATGTCGTCCTGCCACGCCTTCTGGAGCCTTGGCGGCCTGATCGGGGCCGGTCTTGGCGGTTATCTCATCACGGCAATCGGTGTACAGGGCCATGCCATTGCGTTGACCGTCATCGCGCTTGTTTTGCTGGTTATTGCCTGGCCGCGGGTTCTCGCGGATCGTCCGCATGCCGAGGCTGAACGTCCGAAAGGCGGCTTGCCGCTGACGCCGCTGCCGTGGATCATCGGCCTGATGGCTCTGTTTTCTATGGTGCCGGAGGGTGCCATCCTCGATTGGGGTGCGCTTTATCTGCGCAATGAACTGGGGGCTTCCGTCTCGCAGTCCGGTTTTGCCTTTGCGGCTTTCTCCATGACCATGGCGGCCATGCGTTTTGCCGGCGATCTGGTGCGTGACCGGTTCGGTGCGGTCAACACCCTGCGGTTCTGCTCGGTCATGTCGATCACCGGTCTTTTGATTGCCGGTCTTGCGGGAAGCTCCACTTTCGTGATTATCGGCTTCGCCATTGCCGGCATCGGCATTTCCAACATGGTGCCCATCGCCTTTTCGGCGGCGGGCAACATGCCGGGGCTGGCGCCGGGAATCGGGCTTTCCGTCGTCACCACCATGGGGTACTCCGGCATTCTGGTGGCGCCGTCCGCCATCGGTTTCATTGCCGAACATACGGGCCTCGCCAGTGTCTTCCTCGCGCTGCCTTTGTTGCATGTGGTAGTTTTGCTGCTTTCGCGGCTCGCCCGACATGCGGATGGAGCTGGGAAAGAATAG
- a CDS encoding DeoR/GlpR family DNA-binding transcription regulator — translation MSDHFVSERQALILAQLRQSGRVLAQDLAQNFGVSEDTVRRDLREMAARGECLRVYGGALLSDSTTVPLKTRIAEDADRKALLARAVIPLLDPGMVVFIDAGSTNLAVARAIPAGLKLTVVTNTPAIAAELTGRADIDLVLIGGKVDPAVGAAIDAMALRQLELMRPDLCILGVCGVAAETGLSADVFEDAVFKRLACSASQRIVAAITTEKLGHRAAFHVHDFSPPLSLVLERDADPALVEALSGKGVQVHCGDDDVAQFSHGQV, via the coding sequence ATGAGCGATCATTTTGTCAGTGAGCGGCAGGCGCTCATCCTAGCGCAGTTGCGGCAAAGCGGCCGCGTGCTTGCGCAGGATCTTGCCCAGAACTTCGGTGTTTCCGAAGATACGGTGCGCCGCGACCTGCGCGAGATGGCGGCGCGGGGCGAATGCCTGCGGGTTTATGGTGGAGCGCTGCTCTCTGATAGTACGACGGTGCCGCTGAAGACGCGAATTGCCGAAGATGCCGATCGCAAGGCCCTGCTGGCGCGTGCTGTCATCCCGCTTCTCGATCCGGGCATGGTCGTTTTCATCGATGCCGGCTCCACTAACCTCGCTGTCGCAAGAGCCATTCCCGCCGGTCTCAAGTTGACGGTGGTGACGAATACGCCCGCGATAGCCGCCGAACTGACGGGGCGGGCCGATATCGATCTTGTGCTGATCGGCGGCAAGGTCGATCCGGCTGTCGGCGCTGCAATCGACGCCATGGCGCTCAGGCAGCTTGAACTGATGCGGCCCGATCTCTGTATTCTCGGTGTCTGCGGCGTTGCGGCCGAGACGGGCCTTTCGGCCGATGTTTTCGAGGATGCGGTGTTCAAGCGGCTCGCCTGCAGCGCCAGCCAGCGGATTGTCGCCGCAATCACCACGGAAAAGCTTGGCCACAGGGCAGCTTTTCACGTGCATGATTTTTCCCCACCTCTTTCCCTTGTGCTGGAACGGGATGCCGACCCCGCACTGGTGGAGGCGCTGTCGGGAAAAGGCGTGCAGGTTCATTGCGGCGACGATGACGTCGCTCAGTTTTCTCATGGTCAAGTCTGA